TTAGTGACTTAACAGAAGGTATCTCCGGAGTCAACAATTCTTGAGCAATGGTTGCTAACTGAGAGTTCCCAGGGTTTTCTTCGTATGCAGCGCGAACTAGGTCAACAAGCCATCCTTGAGCTTGTGCCGTTTTTATCAATTGGTATACAACGCTTTGTAAGTTACTATCTAGAGTAATTTGGTTTAGTTTTTTATCTAGATCGAAATCTAACAATTGTTCCAACAATGACCTTTCGGGAAAAGCACTGATTAGGGCATCTCTTAATTGTTTGCGCTGCAGGGGAGTCATCATTATATTTTTTTATAAATATACGTTCGTAATGCACTACTGGAACTCAGAACTGGGTGTTGGCAAATTAACAACGTATAATGCCCCTTGTAACGAGCTTTTGACTCTCCCCAGTGACCTAACCAACTCTTGCGTTGCCTATTGAGAGCTAAAGACAAGCTTTAGTTTTTGGCAAGCCTACACCTACTCCGCTTCGGAGAGGTTTAGGTAGTTGACTCTCTGACCGTACAGCAATGTGTTGAGTCAATGACAACTAACTATATTATTATGTACTCTCGGATTTAGAATTTGTACCGCAAGACAGAGAAAAGTCAGCCGAGATAACTTGCTTTGTGACCATTTTGCAGTTAAAAGCATCTCTGAGTTATGATATAACTTTACATCAAAAATGTCTTTTATTCAAAAAATAAAAAATGCTAATGCATTGATTGTAGGAGCAAGCCAAGGTATCGGTTTTGGTTTTGTAAAAACATTACTGCAAGATGATAGAATTGCCAAAATTTATGCAACCTATCGTCAACCAGATTCTGCTTCTGAGTTGTTAACTTTAGCAGACAAATACTGCGATAAGCCGGGTACAGCTTGTGCCAAGGGCGATCGCTTAACTTGTCTGTCAATGGATATTACTGATGAATCACAGATTGCTGACGTTGTCCAAAAGATCCGCACAGAAGTACAGCAACTTCATCTAGTCATTAATTGTGTGGGTATGTTGCATGAATCTTCTCTAGAACCAGAAAAAAGTTTACGACAAATTAATCCAGAACACTTAATGCGCTACTTCCAAGTTAACAGTATTGGCTCGGTTTTACTCGCCAAACATCTATTACCCTTATTCCGTCACAAAGAGCGTAGTGTTTTTGCTAGTATTTCAGCCAAAGTCGGTAGTATAGGTGATAATCAACTTGGAGGATGGTATGGTTATCGAGCCTCGAAAGCGGCTCTTAATATGTTCTTGCGAACAGTGGCGATTGAGTATGGAAGAACTAGTCCCAAAACCATAGTTGTCACCTTACATCCCGGTACAACAGATACTCGTCTTTCCAAACCGTTTCAAGCAAACGTACCACCTGAAAAATTGTTTTCCGTTGAGCGGACAGTCACTCAGTTACTGAGTGTTATTGAGCAACTTGAAGAAGACGATAGCGGAAAGTTTTTTTCTTGGGATGGTAGCCAATTGCCTTGGTAGCAGTAACCAGTAACCAGTGACCAGTGACCAGTGAGCAGTAACTAGTGACTAGTCAGATTACTCTCCGAATTCTTGAGACTTGCGTTTTTCTGTTTCTGCCCACACCCAAGCCATAAAAAGTAAAACGAGCAGTGGGCAG
This genomic interval from Scytonema hofmannii PCC 7110 contains the following:
- a CDS encoding SDR family NAD(P)-dependent oxidoreductase; amino-acid sequence: MSFIQKIKNANALIVGASQGIGFGFVKTLLQDDRIAKIYATYRQPDSASELLTLADKYCDKPGTACAKGDRLTCLSMDITDESQIADVVQKIRTEVQQLHLVINCVGMLHESSLEPEKSLRQINPEHLMRYFQVNSIGSVLLAKHLLPLFRHKERSVFASISAKVGSIGDNQLGGWYGYRASKAALNMFLRTVAIEYGRTSPKTIVVTLHPGTTDTRLSKPFQANVPPEKLFSVERTVTQLLSVIEQLEEDDSGKFFSWDGSQLPW